One window of the Desulfonatronum thiosulfatophilum genome contains the following:
- a CDS encoding ABC transporter permease — protein MMLKANLREASRSLIAAKQRSILALLGIVIGIGSVIALVSTGALAQRETLRQFMEMGTDIISIQMEQGRGDRSGEPTGFSLEEALALPERLTTIRTVAPYASAFGELRREGQRVSIPLLGVTESFVDLNKLELDQGRFISDLDVLMSHAVLGGNLAQRLMGQGIAVDVGEHLYFDNRKLTVAGILHPAAMGAMRPYEASEGLMLPITTVLRISPQNAIRTVMARLEPGVTASQATAEVQAYFAGLARPKQIRVTSPEQIIEHMERQSRMFTLLLGAIGSISLVVGGVGVMNVMLVSVSERRREIGIRRALGAQKRDIQWQFLIESVLLSLVGGILGILIGVGASYGIAHYSGWQFELVHGALLLGVGVSAAVGIFFGYYPARQAAALNPIQALRAE, from the coding sequence ATGATGCTCAAAGCCAACCTCCGGGAAGCCTCCCGGTCCCTGATCGCCGCCAAGCAGCGCTCCATCCTGGCTCTGCTTGGCATTGTCATCGGCATCGGCTCGGTGATCGCCCTGGTCTCCACCGGAGCTCTGGCCCAACGCGAAACCCTGCGTCAGTTCATGGAAATGGGCACGGACATCATCTCCATCCAGATGGAGCAGGGACGCGGAGACCGGAGCGGAGAACCGACCGGCTTCAGTTTGGAAGAGGCCCTGGCCTTGCCGGAGCGGTTGACGACGATCCGGACCGTGGCTCCGTACGCTTCGGCCTTTGGCGAGCTGCGCCGGGAGGGCCAGCGGGTTTCCATTCCGCTGCTGGGCGTGACAGAATCCTTTGTCGACCTGAACAAGCTGGAACTGGACCAGGGCCGGTTCATCTCGGACCTGGACGTGCTCATGTCCCATGCCGTGCTCGGCGGAAACCTCGCCCAACGGCTGATGGGCCAGGGCATAGCCGTGGATGTGGGAGAACACCTCTATTTCGACAATCGCAAACTGACCGTTGCCGGAATCCTGCACCCGGCGGCCATGGGCGCGATGCGGCCCTACGAGGCCAGCGAGGGGTTGATGCTGCCCATCACCACGGTTCTGCGCATCTCACCGCAAAACGCCATCCGCACGGTCATGGCCCGGCTGGAACCGGGCGTCACGGCCAGCCAGGCCACAGCGGAAGTGCAGGCGTACTTTGCCGGTCTGGCCCGGCCGAAACAGATTCGGGTGACCAGCCCGGAACAGATCATTGAGCATATGGAGCGCCAGTCCCGGATGTTCACCCTGCTCCTGGGCGCCATCGGCAGCATCTCCCTGGTCGTGGGCGGGGTGGGCGTGATGAACGTAATGCTGGTCTCGGTCAGCGAACGCCGCCGGGAGATCGGTATCCGCCGAGCTTTGGGCGCGCAGAAGCGGGACATTCAGTGGCAATTCCTGATCGAGTCCGTGCTGCTCTCTCTGGTGGGCGGAATTCTCGGCATCCTCATCGGCGTCGGCGCTTCCTACGGCATCGCCCATTACTCCGGATGGCAGTTCGAACTCGTTCACGGAGCCCTGCTCCTGGGCGTCGGCGTTTCCGCTGCCGTGGGCATCTTCTTCGGCTACTACCCGGCCCGCCAGGCCGCGGCCCTCAATCCCATCCAGGCCTTGCGAGCCGAGTAA
- a CDS encoding ABC transporter ATP-binding protein: protein MILFKLENIRKSFTLGPVQVEVLKGVDLEVGAGELVSIMGTSGCGKSTLMNVIGFLDQPTSGRYLMEGRETSSLSDRELSTIRNQKIGFVFQQFNLLGRLTALENVCLPLIYRGMGEREQKRIAREMLERVGMAERAGHKPTELSGGQQQRVAIARALAGSPSIILADEPTGALDTRVGQDIMNLFLDLNASRNITTILITHDPHIAAQCRRVVRMKDGVIAESGAHARATP from the coding sequence ATGATCCTGTTCAAGCTGGAAAACATCCGCAAGTCCTTCACCCTGGGGCCTGTGCAGGTGGAGGTGCTCAAGGGGGTGGACCTGGAGGTCGGGGCCGGGGAGCTGGTGTCCATCATGGGCACGTCCGGGTGCGGCAAATCCACACTGATGAACGTGATCGGCTTTCTGGATCAGCCTACCTCGGGCCGCTATTTGATGGAAGGTCGGGAAACTTCCTCTCTGTCGGACCGGGAGCTGTCCACCATCCGCAACCAAAAGATCGGCTTCGTCTTTCAGCAGTTCAATCTGCTGGGGCGGCTCACCGCCCTGGAAAACGTCTGTCTGCCCCTGATTTACCGGGGCATGGGCGAGCGGGAGCAAAAGCGGATCGCCCGGGAAATGCTGGAGCGGGTGGGAATGGCCGAGCGGGCCGGACACAAGCCAACGGAGCTGTCCGGCGGCCAGCAGCAGCGAGTGGCAATTGCCCGAGCCCTGGCCGGATCGCCGTCCATCATCCTGGCCGACGAACCCACCGGAGCCCTGGATACAAGGGTGGGCCAGGACATCATGAACCTGTTTCTGGATCTTAACGCTAGCCGGAACATTACAACGATCCTGATCACTCACGATCCGCACATCGCGGCCCAGTGCCGGCGGGTGGTTCGGATGAAGGACGGGGTGATCGCGGAAAGCGGCGCCCACGCGAGGGCCACGCCATGA
- a CDS encoding HlyD family efflux transporter periplasmic adaptor subunit, with protein sequence MNPADHLHLNILENMRDGVMALDFQGRITLFNPAAAEILNLDRDRVCDRTFAEVFMGMDEANDEFNQVVLDAIFEKVVGRRETVDFIRPGGTRATLSLTSSYLCGAVDDQARGVILVFSDITALKTLQEQERENNRKLALAYGDLEESNTRLTQALKRAHVVRILATLAVILFFVSLGVVHFQGFTALKSLPGLTASASVSNAPTRQVHTVRTQPLTATISLSGRLQPVEEIVVTAPFDARILENHFIFGQRVRQGDLLLVLDASELEVKLREARGARIKAVQKYAELRDWDSGQDMARARRSVERAENKLETDRRKLEESELLFSRGLIPANELDTTRQQVQSSTTDLIASREDLASTRDKANSDNVMIARMELENAELRLAELENQMARARVLAPASGVVVRPTVEEDKKLSLDRGARVTAGAALLALGDLSGLRVLTKVDEVDIGKLIAGQKVTARGDAFPGLTLSGLVAHISAQATGGSGHQAPTFDVQITIPELGPEAEEVIRVGMSADLEVLVHDNPAALLLPLHLVRPQRGQSLVRVLLDDDQIEEREVQTGMTTLNAVEILAGLQVEDRLVGW encoded by the coding sequence ATGAACCCCGCGGACCATTTGCACCTTAATATTCTGGAAAACATGCGCGACGGGGTGATGGCCCTGGATTTTCAAGGCCGGATCACCCTGTTCAACCCGGCTGCCGCTGAGATCCTCAACCTGGACCGGGACCGTGTGTGCGACCGGACCTTTGCCGAAGTTTTTATGGGTATGGACGAGGCCAACGACGAGTTCAACCAGGTCGTGCTGGACGCGATCTTCGAAAAGGTCGTGGGCCGGCGGGAGACCGTGGACTTCATCCGTCCCGGCGGGACGCGGGCCACCCTCTCCCTGACCTCGTCCTATCTGTGCGGCGCAGTGGACGACCAAGCCCGGGGCGTGATCCTGGTCTTCTCAGACATCACGGCCCTGAAGACACTCCAGGAACAAGAACGGGAAAACAACCGCAAGCTGGCCCTGGCCTACGGCGACCTGGAAGAATCCAATACCCGGCTGACCCAGGCCCTGAAACGGGCCCATGTGGTGCGCATTCTGGCCACCCTTGCCGTGATCCTCTTTTTCGTCAGCCTGGGGGTTGTTCATTTCCAGGGTTTTACCGCCCTCAAGTCCCTGCCCGGACTGACCGCCTCGGCCTCTGTCTCCAACGCTCCGACCCGCCAGGTGCATACGGTGCGGACCCAGCCCCTGACGGCCACCATTTCCCTGTCAGGCCGGCTCCAGCCGGTGGAGGAAATCGTCGTCACCGCGCCCTTCGACGCCCGGATTCTCGAAAACCACTTCATTTTCGGCCAGCGGGTGCGCCAAGGCGACCTGTTGCTGGTGCTGGACGCATCCGAGCTGGAGGTCAAGCTGCGCGAGGCCCGGGGCGCCCGGATCAAGGCCGTGCAGAAGTATGCCGAGCTGCGGGACTGGGACAGCGGCCAGGATATGGCTCGGGCTCGGCGCAGCGTGGAACGGGCCGAAAACAAGCTGGAAACCGACCGCCGCAAGCTGGAAGAAAGCGAGCTGCTCTTTTCCCGGGGGCTGATTCCGGCCAACGAACTGGACACCACCAGACAGCAGGTCCAGTCCTCGACCACGGATCTGATTGCCAGCCGGGAAGACCTGGCCTCCACCCGGGACAAGGCCAATTCGGACAACGTGATGATCGCCCGCATGGAGCTGGAAAACGCCGAGTTGCGCCTTGCGGAGCTGGAAAACCAGATGGCCCGGGCTCGGGTGCTGGCTCCGGCCTCCGGCGTGGTGGTCCGGCCCACGGTGGAGGAAGACAAGAAGCTCTCCCTGGACCGCGGAGCCCGGGTCACGGCCGGGGCCGCCCTGCTGGCCCTGGGCGATCTGAGCGGGCTGCGGGTGCTGACCAAGGTGGACGAGGTGGACATCGGCAAGCTCATCGCGGGCCAGAAGGTCACGGCCCGGGGCGACGCTTTTCCGGGGTTGACCCTGTCCGGCCTGGTGGCCCACATTTCGGCCCAGGCCACAGGCGGCAGCGGGCATCAGGCGCCCACTTTCGACGTCCAGATCACCATCCCGGAACTGGGGCCGGAAGCTGAAGAGGTGATCCGCGTGGGCATGAGCGCGGACCTGGAGGTTCTGGTTCACGACAACCCCGCTGCCCTGCTCCTGCCCCTGCACCTGGTTCGCCCCCAGCGCGGCCAGTCTTTGGTCCGGGTGCTCCTGGACGACGACCAGATTGAGGAACGGGAAGTCCAGACCGGCATGACCACGCTGAACGCCGTGGAGATTCTCGCCGGACTGCAGGTTGAGGACCGGTTGGTGGGGTGGTGA
- a CDS encoding TolC family protein produces MPYRPLCKSVLAFVLFILAVWTWAGATSAWSRSPGQDQLKALLQTRQAAGDQTPDQGTEYVLPLTMEPGLPEVLELNLTEAVHLALRRNREIESAYLGRILQKFSLGRDLSKFHPNLKIEPKADASIVGSSSRYVAGGPDAERSRTETVDAGVVTTVTQKVPTGAELSFAWDNTFTGTRNRYGDIGSRETGLTGWSVGFRQPLLRSGGIRYNTASLVRAAMQEEDDVRALRDTLIGTVNGVITDYRAMMRARQRLELAEDALAKANKHLEDTRVLIAAGRRAANESLQAEADLAQKELDLETARQELDTAQLNLVRRLELDSGTAIALTEPIELHVVTPDFENSLKLALERNQAFLSAHNALELARMNLEDVLNQRRWDLDLEGAYTDGWRRRHPEPDFRQDEWRVGVALKIPLPIYGDPKYDREQPLLAARIALRRAEMALVTNRENLENLVRQRVLTVESRLKQVELARRTYELSEQTYHFSELKYQLGQMSNTSFIIEQDRLRNARNSLNDSIINYQNSLTELDALLATTLDTWGIAFIAERADLEEQYLGGKVWLLDR; encoded by the coding sequence TCGTACTGTTCATCCTGGCTGTTTGGACCTGGGCTGGCGCGACGTCTGCCTGGAGTCGGTCGCCTGGCCAGGACCAATTGAAGGCTCTGCTTCAAACCCGGCAAGCGGCCGGAGACCAGACTCCGGACCAGGGTACGGAATACGTCCTGCCGCTGACCATGGAACCCGGTTTGCCCGAGGTTCTGGAGCTGAACCTGACCGAGGCCGTCCATCTGGCCCTGCGCCGGAACCGGGAGATCGAAAGCGCCTATCTGGGCCGGATCCTCCAGAAATTCTCTTTGGGCAGAGATCTGTCCAAGTTCCACCCGAATCTCAAAATAGAGCCCAAGGCGGACGCCTCTATCGTCGGCTCCTCCAGCCGGTACGTCGCGGGCGGACCGGATGCGGAACGGTCGCGGACCGAAACCGTGGATGCCGGAGTCGTCACCACCGTGACCCAGAAAGTGCCCACCGGAGCTGAGCTGTCCTTTGCCTGGGACAACACGTTCACCGGGACCCGGAATCGCTACGGCGACATCGGCAGCCGGGAGACCGGCCTGACGGGCTGGTCCGTGGGATTTCGTCAGCCTCTGCTCAGAAGCGGCGGCATCCGCTACAACACGGCTTCCCTGGTCCGGGCCGCGATGCAGGAAGAAGACGACGTTCGTGCGTTACGGGACACACTGATCGGCACGGTGAACGGGGTGATCACGGATTACCGGGCCATGATGCGGGCTAGGCAGCGCCTGGAACTGGCCGAGGACGCATTGGCCAAGGCCAACAAGCACCTGGAGGATACCCGGGTGCTTATCGCCGCCGGCCGCCGCGCGGCCAACGAAAGCTTGCAGGCCGAAGCCGATCTGGCCCAGAAGGAGCTGGATTTGGAAACAGCCCGGCAGGAGCTGGATACCGCCCAACTGAACCTAGTCCGCCGCCTGGAGTTGGACAGCGGCACGGCCATCGCCCTGACCGAACCCATCGAACTGCATGTCGTGACCCCGGATTTCGAGAACAGCCTGAAGCTGGCATTGGAGCGCAACCAGGCATTCCTCTCCGCCCACAACGCCCTGGAGTTGGCCCGGATGAACCTGGAGGACGTTCTGAACCAGCGGCGCTGGGACCTGGACCTGGAAGGCGCCTATACCGACGGCTGGCGCCGCCGGCACCCGGAGCCGGATTTTCGCCAGGATGAATGGCGGGTGGGCGTAGCCCTAAAAATTCCCCTGCCCATCTACGGCGACCCCAAGTACGACCGGGAACAGCCCCTGCTCGCGGCGCGCATCGCCCTGCGCCGGGCGGAAATGGCGCTGGTTACCAACCGGGAAAATCTGGAAAATTTGGTGCGACAGCGGGTTCTTACCGTGGAATCACGTCTGAAGCAGGTCGAGCTGGCCCGGCGCACCTACGAGCTCTCCGAACAGACCTATCATTTCAGCGAACTGAAATACCAGCTGGGTCAGATGTCCAACACCAGCTTCATCATCGAGCAGGACCGGCTGCGCAACGCCCGCAACAGCCTCAACGACTCCATCATCAATTACCAGAATTCCCTGACCGAGCTGGACGCTCTTCTGGCCACGACCCTGGACACCTGGGGCATCGCCTTTATCGCGGAGCGCGCCGACTTGGAAGAACAGTATCTTGGCGGCAAGGTCTGGTTGCTGGACCGCTAA